A genomic segment from Polyangium mundeleinium encodes:
- a CDS encoding M20 family metallopeptidase — protein sequence MTTKLDKSHAEAFSERIWEQEILPALTEYIRIPNKSPSFDRAWRENGHMERAVSLIEQWCRAQPVPGLKVEVVRLEGRTPVIFMEIPGKGDDTVLLYGHLDKQPEMTGWAEGKGPWEPVREGDKLYGRGGADDGYSAFASVAALRLLAEQGLPHARCVVLIEACEESGSFDLPAYIDALAPRIGKPSLVVCLDSGCGNYDQLWTTTSLRGLVQGTLEVRILREGVHSGSASGVAASSFRILRQLLSRIEDERTGRILLDELFAVVPEQRIAQAASAAAVLGDAVYREMPWAAGARPMADDNKELLLNRTWRPALSVTGVDGIPPIASAGNVLRPFTKVKLSMRIPPRVNPRRAADALKRALEADPPYGADVTFSLSEPSEGWDAPPLAPWLDEAMQRASEAFFGQPAMAFGEGGTIPFMAMLGEKFPEAQYLITGVLGPQSNAHGPNEFLHIRCGKKLTACVASVIADHFTRGA from the coding sequence ATGACCACCAAGCTCGACAAGTCGCACGCCGAAGCCTTCTCCGAGCGCATCTGGGAGCAGGAAATCCTCCCCGCCCTCACGGAGTACATCCGCATCCCCAACAAGTCCCCCTCGTTCGACCGTGCCTGGCGCGAGAACGGCCACATGGAGCGCGCCGTCTCCCTCATCGAGCAGTGGTGCCGCGCGCAACCCGTCCCCGGCCTGAAGGTCGAGGTCGTGCGCCTCGAAGGCCGCACGCCCGTCATCTTCATGGAGATCCCTGGCAAGGGCGACGACACCGTCCTCCTCTATGGCCACCTCGACAAGCAGCCCGAGATGACCGGCTGGGCCGAGGGCAAAGGCCCCTGGGAGCCCGTGCGCGAGGGCGACAAGCTCTACGGCCGCGGTGGTGCGGACGATGGGTACTCGGCCTTCGCCTCCGTCGCGGCCCTCCGCTTGCTCGCCGAGCAGGGCCTCCCGCATGCGCGTTGCGTCGTGCTGATCGAGGCGTGCGAGGAGAGCGGCAGCTTCGACCTGCCCGCGTACATCGACGCGCTCGCGCCCCGCATCGGCAAGCCGAGCCTCGTCGTTTGCCTCGACTCCGGCTGCGGCAACTATGATCAGCTCTGGACCACCACCTCCCTGCGGGGCCTCGTGCAAGGCACGCTCGAAGTCCGCATCCTGCGCGAGGGCGTGCACTCGGGATCGGCGAGCGGCGTCGCAGCGTCGAGCTTCCGCATCCTCCGCCAGCTGCTCTCGCGCATCGAGGACGAGCGCACCGGGCGGATCCTCCTCGACGAGCTCTTCGCAGTCGTCCCCGAGCAGCGCATCGCCCAGGCCGCGTCCGCAGCCGCAGTGCTCGGCGACGCCGTCTACAGGGAGATGCCGTGGGCCGCGGGCGCGCGGCCGATGGCCGACGACAACAAGGAGCTCCTGCTGAACCGGACGTGGCGCCCCGCGCTCAGCGTCACGGGCGTGGACGGGATCCCGCCGATCGCGAGCGCAGGCAACGTCCTCCGGCCCTTCACGAAGGTAAAACTCTCGATGCGGATCCCGCCCCGCGTGAACCCGCGGCGCGCGGCCGACGCGCTCAAGCGCGCCCTCGAAGCGGATCCGCCGTACGGGGCCGACGTGACGTTCTCGCTCTCCGAGCCCTCGGAAGGCTGGGACGCACCTCCGCTCGCGCCATGGCTGGACGAGGCGATGCAGCGCGCAAGCGAGGCGTTTTTCGGCCAGCCCGCGATGGCGTTTGGCGAGGGCGGGACCATCCCGTTCATGGCCATGCTCGGCGAGAAGTTCCCCGAGGCCCAGTACCTCATCACGGGCGTCCTCGGTCCGCAGTCAAACGCGCACGGCCCGAACGAGTTCTTGCACATCCGTTGTGGCAAGAAGCTCACGGCGTGCGTCGCCAGCGTCATCGCGGATCATTTCACCCGCGGCGCGTGA
- a CDS encoding MauE/DoxX family redox-associated membrane protein produces the protein MKKTALLWLLRLGLGGMFVAAGALKFSDPTSFALEIHNYQLLPDLAPLLAATLPAVEIVLGLALLAGPRPWVRASALASTLVLGVFTLAVASVVARGVNITCGCFGEGSGPVTMWTVLRDVVLVAAGVLLFRLASPPPPAPVVPAG, from the coding sequence GTGAAAAAAACCGCGCTTCTTTGGCTCTTGCGTCTCGGCCTCGGCGGGATGTTCGTCGCGGCCGGCGCGCTCAAATTCAGCGACCCAACCTCGTTCGCGCTGGAGATCCACAACTACCAGCTCCTCCCGGATCTCGCCCCGCTGCTCGCGGCGACGCTGCCGGCCGTGGAGATCGTCCTCGGCCTCGCCCTCCTCGCAGGCCCACGGCCCTGGGTCCGCGCCAGCGCGCTCGCCTCCACGCTCGTGCTCGGCGTGTTCACGCTGGCCGTGGCGTCCGTGGTCGCGCGCGGCGTGAACATTACATGCGGCTGCTTCGGCGAGGGCTCAGGCCCCGTGACCATGTGGACCGTTCTGCGCGACGTGGTGCTCGTCGCGGCGGGAGTGCTGCTGTTTCGCCTTGCCTCACCGCCGCCCCCGGCACCTGTCGTCCCTGCGGGCTGA
- a CDS encoding rhodanese-like domain-containing protein → MSSGLDRPLILRSLALLLGGATLGLGINAARPEGVVLTGFEPPTACTVAAAEEAPVIEMTPREASSLCGQPGTLFADTRTAEHFEAGHVADAIHLPCDMTASGAELAMKELGHAQTIVVYGDSTEEASEVAETLRRRGLKMDVRVLRGGFSAWEQEGLACASGPCPGCAITHKQEPSP, encoded by the coding sequence ATGTCGTCCGGGCTCGATCGACCCCTCATCTTGCGGTCGTTGGCGCTGCTCCTCGGAGGCGCAACGCTCGGCCTCGGGATCAACGCCGCGCGGCCCGAGGGTGTCGTCCTCACCGGCTTCGAGCCGCCCACGGCATGCACCGTGGCCGCAGCCGAGGAGGCACCCGTGATCGAGATGACCCCACGCGAGGCATCAAGCCTGTGCGGCCAGCCGGGCACGCTCTTCGCCGACACCCGCACAGCCGAGCACTTCGAGGCAGGGCACGTGGCCGATGCGATCCACCTGCCTTGCGACATGACCGCGAGCGGCGCCGAGCTAGCGATGAAGGAGCTCGGGCACGCACAGACCATCGTGGTCTACGGCGACTCGACCGAGGAGGCCTCCGAGGTGGCCGAGACGCTACGTCGTCGCGGGCTCAAGATGGACGTGCGCGTGCTACGCGGCGGCTTTTCCGCGTGGGAGCAGGAGGGCCTGGCGTGCGCCTCGGGCCCATGCCCCGGCTGCGCAATCACCCACAAACAGGAGCCGAGCCCGTGA
- a CDS encoding PAAR domain-containing protein, translated as MSDPIAARKGDHHLCMQHVGKDILPACAPTILVGGEPAARVTDLLECTGSPPDVIGIGEPTVLLEGKMAARFGDGTLHGGLIDEGCPTVIIGKMTAADKRMRLMERLRLIDAARQRAASMPNGPEKDRLSNAAERLARNNRSVEDARLVNDVYRTNGAPEGWTRLGPNDLPPELRNAVFHDDSTGFYSDLYRSDIDGSYRLVMRGTEFETWKQWNGNDWLWGNLSQGAGLEGAQYTQAVELSRQVASVYGNNASIAGHSLGGGLASAGSLASGLPANTFNASGIHENTYDRYGLDPSQANDLIDAYRVDGEILTWAQEQSPIAGMMPDAIGQKYDLNAVNQNPDGSFTARGWPPEPTFQQPDHWTGWLNPFGMGKRTGEWARAEAEQELAIFGERTERHSTHEAGIEQQKSQDIATIQGMM; from the coding sequence ATGAGCGACCCCATCGCAGCACGCAAAGGCGATCATCACCTCTGTATGCAGCATGTCGGCAAGGACATCTTGCCTGCTTGCGCGCCGACCATCCTCGTCGGTGGCGAGCCTGCTGCCCGCGTGACGGACCTGCTCGAGTGCACGGGCTCGCCGCCCGACGTCATCGGCATCGGCGAGCCCACTGTGCTCCTCGAAGGCAAGATGGCCGCGCGCTTCGGCGACGGCACGCTCCATGGCGGGCTCATCGACGAGGGGTGCCCCACCGTGATCATCGGCAAGATGACCGCGGCGGACAAACGCATGCGCCTCATGGAGCGCTTGCGCCTCATCGACGCGGCTCGCCAGCGCGCGGCCTCCATGCCGAACGGCCCCGAGAAGGACCGCCTCTCGAACGCGGCCGAGCGCCTCGCGCGGAACAACCGCTCGGTCGAGGATGCGCGCCTCGTGAACGACGTCTACCGGACGAACGGCGCGCCCGAGGGCTGGACGCGCCTCGGCCCGAACGACCTCCCGCCGGAGCTGCGCAACGCCGTCTTCCACGACGACAGCACCGGGTTTTACTCCGACCTCTACCGCTCCGACATCGACGGCAGCTACCGGCTGGTCATGCGCGGCACGGAGTTCGAGACCTGGAAGCAGTGGAACGGCAACGACTGGCTCTGGGGCAACCTCTCGCAGGGCGCGGGCCTCGAAGGGGCGCAGTACACGCAGGCCGTCGAGCTCTCGCGGCAGGTCGCCTCGGTCTACGGCAACAACGCGAGCATCGCCGGCCACTCCCTCGGCGGCGGCCTCGCCTCGGCTGGCTCCCTCGCCTCGGGCCTGCCCGCGAACACCTTCAACGCCTCGGGCATCCACGAGAACACGTACGATCGCTACGGCCTCGATCCCTCGCAGGCGAACGACCTCATCGACGCGTATCGCGTCGACGGCGAGATCCTGACCTGGGCGCAGGAGCAGTCGCCCATCGCCGGGATGATGCCGGACGCGATCGGCCAGAAGTACGATCTGAACGCGGTGAACCAGAATCCGGACGGCAGCTTCACGGCGCGCGGGTGGCCGCCCGAGCCGACGTTCCAGCAGCCGGATCACTGGACGGGGTGGCTCAATCCGTTCGGCATGGGCAAGCGCACCGGCGAGTGGGCGCGGGCGGAGGCGGAGCAGGAGCTCGCCATCTTCGGCGAGAGGACCGAGCGGCACAGCACGCACGAGGCGGGCATCGAGCAGCAGAAGAGCCAGGACATCGCGACCATTCAGGGGATGATGTGA
- a CDS encoding ankyrin repeat domain-containing protein, translated as MKNVERFAAGLEGNLGPRPPVPSAGVVFPTERLREAAAAAERGDVATLRALVDRGADLDEVAPSGVNLLMYELVAKNELAVRALLAAGANPNVLTPIGTSPMLVAATSPDPRFLGLLLDHGGNPNLENDKGVPLAHQALNFGQWQHLGPLFDRGVPVDVKNKMEQTPALRLAYLNRYDEVYKLLDRGADPDAKDQVGMSVRKLAEKPIPAADSSLEAWRRKVAERLGIPVDQGGAPPR; from the coding sequence GTGAAAAACGTCGAGCGATTCGCCGCGGGTCTCGAAGGGAACCTGGGCCCGAGGCCGCCTGTCCCGTCCGCGGGCGTGGTGTTTCCGACGGAGCGGCTGCGCGAGGCCGCTGCGGCCGCCGAGCGCGGCGACGTGGCGACGCTGCGCGCGCTCGTCGATCGCGGCGCGGATCTCGACGAGGTCGCGCCTTCGGGCGTGAACCTGCTCATGTACGAGCTCGTCGCGAAGAACGAGCTCGCCGTGCGCGCCTTGCTCGCGGCCGGCGCGAATCCGAACGTGCTCACGCCGATCGGCACCTCGCCGATGCTCGTGGCCGCGACGAGCCCCGATCCGCGCTTCCTCGGCCTCCTGCTCGACCATGGCGGGAATCCGAACCTCGAAAACGACAAGGGCGTTCCCCTCGCCCACCAGGCCCTCAACTTCGGGCAATGGCAACACCTGGGGCCCCTGTTCGATCGTGGCGTCCCCGTGGACGTGAAAAACAAGATGGAGCAGACGCCCGCGCTGCGCCTCGCGTACCTCAATCGCTACGACGAGGTGTACAAACTGCTCGATCGCGGCGCGGATCCGGACGCGAAAGACCAGGTCGGGATGTCCGTGCGCAAGCTCGCGGAGAAGCCGATCCCGGCGGCCGATTCGTCGCTCGAAGCGTGGCGGCGCAAGGTCGCGGAGCGGCTCGGGATTCCGGTCGATCAGGGCGGCGCGCCGCCGAGGTAG
- a CDS encoding RNA ligase family protein, which produces MTPPPIPPFSPYEKIAESLAAALGDDEAAHRASSRAEWIVTEKIHGANFCFVTEGEEVRCAKRKGLLADDEDFFGHRGVLRRFAGGVRDVLARVKARAPKATIVFVYGELFGGGYPHPDVPPAFGVQPVQTGCWYAPGIEFCAFDVGFVQEGSSERVYLDQDEAREACEEAGIPFARPLFRGRYEDAFAYPLGFETTIPARLGLPSLGPSNKAEGVVLKPARALVVPRRAGVVRPVVKRKIAEFAEDERFHEAEKWSGPRAPAASALDWLVHEASSLVNENRLNAAVSKVGPTRPGDTARLGEVFALVREDLDFELRARHADALRALSPAETRALAAHLDSEARALVELYLGGAPP; this is translated from the coding sequence ATGACGCCCCCGCCCATCCCCCCGTTTTCCCCGTACGAAAAGATCGCCGAGAGTCTTGCGGCTGCCCTGGGCGATGACGAGGCGGCCCACCGCGCGTCGAGCCGGGCCGAGTGGATCGTCACCGAGAAGATCCACGGCGCGAACTTCTGCTTCGTCACGGAGGGCGAGGAGGTGCGGTGCGCCAAACGAAAGGGGCTCCTGGCGGACGACGAGGACTTTTTTGGCCATCGCGGCGTCCTGCGCCGATTCGCGGGCGGCGTGCGGGACGTGCTCGCCCGGGTGAAAGCCCGCGCGCCGAAGGCCACGATCGTCTTCGTGTATGGAGAGCTCTTCGGCGGTGGATATCCGCACCCCGACGTCCCGCCCGCCTTCGGGGTGCAGCCCGTGCAAACGGGGTGCTGGTATGCCCCGGGGATCGAGTTCTGCGCGTTCGACGTGGGGTTCGTGCAGGAAGGGAGTTCGGAGCGCGTGTACCTCGATCAAGACGAGGCCCGCGAGGCGTGCGAGGAGGCCGGCATTCCCTTCGCGCGGCCGCTCTTCCGCGGCCGGTACGAGGACGCGTTTGCCTATCCGCTGGGCTTCGAAACCACGATCCCCGCGCGGCTCGGCCTGCCTTCGCTCGGGCCCTCGAACAAGGCCGAGGGCGTGGTCCTGAAGCCCGCGCGCGCGCTCGTCGTGCCCAGGCGCGCGGGCGTGGTGCGGCCCGTCGTGAAACGCAAGATTGCCGAGTTCGCGGAGGACGAGCGTTTTCACGAGGCGGAAAAATGGTCCGGCCCGCGCGCGCCTGCGGCCTCGGCGCTCGATTGGCTCGTGCACGAGGCCTCGTCCCTGGTGAACGAGAATCGCCTGAACGCCGCCGTCTCCAAGGTCGGGCCGACGCGGCCCGGGGACACGGCGCGGCTCGGCGAGGTGTTCGCGCTCGTCCGCGAGGACCTCGACTTCGAACTACGCGCGCGCCACGCCGACGCCCTGCGCGCCCTCTCGCCGGCCGAAACCCGCGCGCTCGCGGCCCATCTCGACAGCGAAGCCCGCGCGCTGGTGGAACTCTACCTCGGCGGCGCGCCGCCCTGA
- a CDS encoding protease inhibitor I42 family protein: MRKLCSYSAILALGSVMVGILPASAQAREIVLRDADNGKTVTLQQGDELILRLESNPSTGYSWYMVLSPTSILKLSKHRYIAGRCPGGAVGCPGIEEFHFVPAGSASFEMGEWMRMLYLRPFDPGIEGATLWQVDVTMRR; encoded by the coding sequence ATGAGGAAGCTCTGCTCGTATTCGGCGATCCTCGCGCTGGGCTCGGTGATGGTCGGCATTCTGCCGGCGAGCGCGCAGGCACGCGAAATCGTCTTGCGCGACGCCGACAATGGCAAAACGGTGACCCTTCAGCAGGGGGACGAGCTGATCTTGCGCCTGGAATCGAACCCCTCCACGGGGTACTCGTGGTACATGGTCCTCTCGCCGACCTCCATCTTGAAGCTCTCCAAGCACCGGTACATCGCGGGTCGTTGTCCGGGGGGCGCCGTGGGTTGTCCGGGCATCGAGGAATTCCACTTCGTTCCCGCGGGCTCTGCGAGCTTCGAGATGGGCGAGTGGATGCGGATGCTCTATCTGAGGCCCTTCGACCCCGGGATCGAGGGAGCCACGCTCTGGCAGGTCGATGTCACCATGAGGCGCTGA
- a CDS encoding SDR family NAD(P)-dependent oxidoreductase: protein MELRGALVVVGGGSQGIGSGIAREAARRGAREVVLLARGPEALAATAAQIGAQATTYSVDLTDAGRVAEVCAQIRARSGVPDVVVASSASGRFLGLAESQPADVVEAMASTYFAAFNLFRGFVADMRARGSGRFVVVGSPVRALPFPAVAYKASRHALHGFAEGLREDLHGTGVGVTYVEPSRIKEGSYFVRNPGVLERLPTIFRDPRFALLWQSEAEAGRMTADAIEADDDLASPAWLHLVTTLGAVAGDTMARLVLRW from the coding sequence ATGGAGCTGCGCGGAGCGCTGGTGGTCGTCGGTGGAGGGAGCCAGGGGATTGGCTCGGGAATCGCGCGCGAAGCCGCCCGCCGCGGCGCCCGCGAGGTCGTGCTCCTGGCCCGAGGCCCGGAGGCGCTTGCCGCGACGGCGGCCCAGATTGGCGCGCAGGCGACCACATACTCCGTCGATCTCACCGACGCCGGCAGGGTGGCCGAGGTCTGCGCGCAGATCCGGGCCCGCAGTGGCGTCCCCGACGTCGTGGTCGCGAGCTCGGCCTCGGGCCGCTTCCTCGGCCTGGCCGAGAGCCAGCCGGCCGACGTCGTCGAGGCCATGGCGTCGACCTACTTCGCCGCGTTCAACCTGTTCCGCGGCTTCGTCGCCGACATGCGCGCGCGCGGCAGCGGCCGCTTCGTCGTCGTCGGCTCGCCGGTACGCGCGTTGCCGTTCCCGGCGGTCGCCTACAAGGCCTCGCGCCACGCCCTGCACGGCTTCGCCGAGGGCCTGCGCGAGGACCTGCACGGCACCGGTGTCGGCGTCACCTACGTCGAGCCCTCGCGCATCAAGGAGGGCAGCTACTTCGTGCGTAACCCCGGCGTGCTCGAGCGGCTGCCCACCATATTCCGCGATCCGCGCTTCGCCTTGCTCTGGCAGTCGGAGGCCGAAGCCGGGCGCATGACCGCGGACGCCATCGAGGCCGACGACGACCTCGCCTCGCCCGCCTGGCTGCACCTGGTGACGACGCTGGGTGCCGTCGCCGGCGACACGATGGCGCGGCTGGTGCTCCGGTGGTGA
- a CDS encoding GNAT family N-acetyltransferase — MGSDAPSIRNARPEDAPRLAAAERAIARVPGMLASRPDEIDDDAVRRMIVDLEERGRGIFLVAERAGTLVGHALLESLSLAVTSHVVRLTIAVHEGHQRQGVGRALMNELLRWARSNPRVEKVELQVRSSNDRAIALYRSLGFVEEGRKTRRLKIGPNVYIDDIYMALWVGP, encoded by the coding sequence ATGGGCTCGGACGCGCCTTCGATTCGAAACGCACGACCTGAGGACGCTCCGCGGCTCGCGGCGGCCGAGCGCGCGATCGCGCGCGTGCCGGGGATGCTCGCGTCGAGGCCCGACGAGATCGACGATGACGCCGTTCGAAGGATGATCGTCGACCTCGAAGAGCGCGGCCGCGGCATTTTTCTCGTCGCCGAACGCGCGGGCACGCTCGTCGGGCATGCGCTCTTGGAGTCGCTCTCGCTCGCGGTGACATCGCACGTCGTCCGGCTGACGATCGCCGTTCACGAAGGGCATCAACGCCAGGGTGTCGGAAGGGCCCTCATGAACGAGCTCTTGCGCTGGGCGCGGTCGAACCCGCGCGTCGAAAAAGTCGAGCTCCAGGTGCGCTCGTCGAACGATCGCGCGATCGCGCTGTATCGATCGCTCGGGTTCGTCGAAGAGGGTCGCAAGACGCGGCGGTTGAAGATCGGCCCGAACGTGTACATCGACGACATCTACATGGCGCTGTGGGTCGGTCCGTAG
- a CDS encoding nucleotide-binding protein — protein MQSVFIQAFFAAAICGGFAACGGGDPTPQGASSSQGSGGSTSSAGTGATGGGGAGGIGGAGGAGGIGGAGGIGGIGGVGGAGGIGGAGGIGGVGGAGGIGGAGGVCVPGSTQTCYGGPPPTNGVGVCKAGTQTCNADGMGYGVCVGEVQPAIENCQTPEDEDCNGSSMCPIGMGPWSKRFGDGADQSGQGIAIDGTGHVLLAGTFAGALDLGGGLLSSAGGDDIFVAKFSPDGEHIWSKRIGGAQNQGVGDIAVDAAGNIWLTGSCNGTIDLGAGAMSCGGTLNVFVAKFDPGGAPLFGKLFGSAAGQYSQSSDIAVDGAGNVVVTGYFTGQIDFGGGPLSSQGSGWDVFVAKLSSTGQHVFSSRFGDGDDQMGFAVAFSPNGDVIVGGHMKGAPNFGGGALASAGGDDIFVARLSPDGAHIASKRFGGSANDGLFDLATDAAGNVVTTGFYRNMVDFGGGALVGGALPRIFVTKLDPSFAHISSKGFGNQSGYGNRVMVDSAGNTVVSGTFQGSIDFGGGVLNSAGGNDIFVATLSSAGAHLSSARFGDASGQYGAPLARDAADHIFMTGSFVGGIDLGTGPLTSAGGLDVFVGRL, from the coding sequence ATGCAATCCGTATTCATCCAAGCGTTCTTCGCCGCGGCGATTTGCGGCGGCTTTGCGGCTTGTGGCGGGGGCGACCCAACGCCCCAAGGCGCCTCCTCCTCGCAGGGCAGCGGCGGAAGCACCTCGAGCGCGGGGACAGGCGCGACCGGGGGTGGCGGCGCGGGCGGCATCGGCGGCGCAGGCGGCGCGGGCGGCATCGGCGGCGCAGGCGGCATCGGCGGCATCGGCGGCGTCGGCGGCGCGGGCGGCATCGGCGGCGCAGGCGGCATCGGCGGCGTCGGCGGCGCGGGCGGCATCGGCGGCGCAGGCGGCGTGTGTGTGCCCGGATCTACGCAGACGTGTTATGGCGGACCCCCGCCGACGAACGGCGTGGGAGTCTGTAAGGCGGGCACGCAGACGTGCAACGCAGATGGCATGGGATACGGCGTTTGCGTCGGCGAGGTCCAGCCCGCGATTGAAAACTGCCAGACGCCCGAAGACGAAGACTGCAATGGTAGCTCGATGTGCCCCATAGGAATGGGGCCGTGGAGCAAACGTTTCGGCGATGGGGCCGATCAATCGGGTCAAGGAATTGCAATCGACGGGACAGGGCACGTCCTTTTGGCAGGGACATTTGCAGGCGCCCTCGATTTGGGTGGAGGGCTGCTCTCCAGCGCCGGCGGCGACGACATTTTCGTCGCCAAATTCAGCCCTGACGGGGAGCACATCTGGAGCAAGCGCATTGGCGGAGCGCAGAATCAAGGTGTCGGCGACATCGCCGTAGACGCTGCTGGCAACATTTGGCTTACCGGCTCGTGTAACGGCACGATCGATCTCGGCGCCGGGGCCATGAGCTGCGGAGGCACGCTGAACGTGTTCGTGGCCAAGTTTGATCCAGGCGGAGCGCCTCTCTTCGGCAAGCTCTTTGGGAGCGCGGCTGGCCAATACAGCCAGAGCTCGGATATTGCCGTGGACGGCGCGGGCAACGTCGTCGTTACGGGGTATTTTACGGGCCAAATTGATTTTGGAGGAGGACCTCTTTCGTCGCAGGGAAGCGGCTGGGACGTCTTCGTCGCCAAGCTGAGCTCCACGGGCCAGCACGTCTTCAGCTCACGCTTCGGTGACGGGGACGATCAAATGGGTTTTGCTGTCGCGTTCTCTCCCAACGGTGACGTCATCGTTGGGGGGCACATGAAAGGCGCTCCGAATTTTGGTGGAGGCGCCCTGGCGAGCGCCGGAGGGGACGACATCTTCGTGGCGAGGCTCAGCCCGGATGGAGCACATATCGCGAGCAAGCGGTTCGGCGGCTCCGCCAACGACGGGCTCTTCGATCTCGCGACCGACGCTGCCGGCAATGTCGTGACGACAGGATTCTACCGCAACATGGTCGATTTCGGCGGCGGCGCCTTGGTCGGCGGGGCCTTGCCCAGGATCTTCGTCACGAAGCTCGATCCGAGCTTCGCGCACATTTCGAGCAAGGGCTTTGGGAATCAAAGCGGCTACGGCAACAGGGTCATGGTCGACAGCGCAGGCAACACCGTCGTTTCAGGGACGTTCCAGGGATCCATCGATTTTGGCGGCGGCGTGCTGAACAGCGCAGGGGGAAACGACATCTTTGTCGCCACACTGAGCTCTGCGGGAGCACACCTCTCCAGCGCGCGGTTCGGCGATGCAAGCGGTCAATATGGGGCTCCCCTCGCGAGGGATGCCGCGGACCATATCTTCATGACCGGGAGCTTCGTCGGCGGCATCGACCTCGGCACAGGACCCCTGACCAGCGCGGGCGGCCTTGATGTCTTTGTCGGGCGCCTATAG
- a CDS encoding helix-turn-helix domain-containing protein, which produces MSRRIDRSAVSSKVGARIRELQTERGMTLQELAEAGALSANYLASVEDGFATLTVETLDRIARALDVPPMRIIVFPEDDERDLIADLICKLPEHEHHKVRKDIEECMAQS; this is translated from the coding sequence ATGTCCCGACGAATCGATCGCAGTGCAGTCTCCTCGAAAGTTGGCGCTCGTATCCGCGAATTGCAGACCGAGCGTGGCATGACGCTGCAAGAACTCGCCGAGGCTGGCGCATTGTCGGCAAACTACCTGGCGAGCGTCGAAGACGGCTTCGCGACGCTTACCGTCGAGACGCTCGATCGCATCGCACGCGCCCTCGACGTCCCACCCATGCGCATCATCGTGTTCCCGGAAGACGACGAGCGGGATCTCATCGCGGACCTGATTTGCAAGCTTCCGGAGCATGAGCACCACAAGGTGCGGAAAGATATCGAGGAGTGCATGGCGCAGTCGTGA